A part of Acomys russatus chromosome 21, mAcoRus1.1, whole genome shotgun sequence genomic DNA contains:
- the Marcks gene encoding myristoylated alanine-rich C-kinase substrate, with translation MGAQFSKTAAKGEAAAERPGEAAVASSPSKANGQENGHVKVNGDASPAAAEPGAKEELQANGSAPAADKEEPASGGAASPAASDKDEAAAAPEPGTGAAEKEAAEAEPAEPGSPAAEAEAASASSTSSPKAEDGAAASPSSETPKKKKKRFSFKKSFKLSGFSFKKSKKEAGEGAEAEGATAADGAKDEAAAGEAAAAPGEQAGGAGAEGAAGGEPREAEAAEAEQPEQPEQPAAAAAEEPQAQEPSEATGEKPEEPAPSATGGDAPSAVGPEQEAAAEEPAASAAPAAASPEPQPECSPEAPPAPVAAAE, from the exons ATGGGTGCCCAGTTCTCCAAGACCGCAGCGAAGGGAGAAGCCGCCGCGGAGAGGCCCGGGGAGGCGGCTGTGGCCTCGTCGCCTTCCAAAGCAAATGGGCAG GAGAATGGTCACGTAAAAGTGAACGGGGATGCCTCGCCCGCGGCCGCCGAACCGGGCGCCAAGGAGGAGCTGCAAGCCAACGGCAGCGCCCCGGCCGCCGATAAGGAGGAGCCGGCGAGCGGAGGCGCCGCGTCCCCCGCCGCGTCCGACAAGGACGAGGCGGCCGCGGCCCCCGAGCCGGGTACCGGCGCGGCCGAGAAGGAAGCCGCGGAGGCCGAGCCCGCCGAGCCCGGCTCCCCAGCCGCCGAGGCCGAGGCCGCGTCCGCCTCCTCCACATCGTCACCCAAGGCGGAGGACGGGGCCGCGGCGTCGCCCAGCAGCGAGaccccgaaaaaaaaaaagaagcgcTTTTCCTTCAAGAAATCCTTCAAGCTGAGCGGCTTCTCCTTCAAGAAGAGCAAGAAGGAGGCGGGCGAGGGCGCTGAGGCGGAGGGCGCGACCGCCGCCGACGGCGCCAAGGACGAGGCTGCAGCCGGCGAGGCGGCCGCGGCCCCCGGGGAGCAGGCGGGCGGGGCGGGCGCCGAGGGCGCGGCGGGCGGAGAGCCCCGGGAGGCGGAGGCGGCGGAGGCCGAGCAGCCGGAGCAGCCCGAGCAGCCTGCGGCAGCTGCGGCGGAAGAGCCCCAGGCCCAGGAGCCGTCGGAGGCCACCGGGGAGAAGCCGGAGGAGCCGGCGCCCAGCGCCACCGGGGGCGACGCGCCCTCTGCCGTCGGGCCGGAGCAGGAGGCGGCGGCCGAGGAGCCCGCGGCGTCCGCAGCCCCCGCCGCCGCGTCGCCAGAGCCACAGCCCGAGTGCAGTCCGGAGGCGCCCCCCGCGCCAGTGGCGGCGGCCGAGTAA